The following coding sequences are from one Streptomyces angustmyceticus window:
- a CDS encoding ATP/GTP-binding protein → MSPRRNRQHGGAKPIDRPGGDRYGSSGSSPLGGGWETTEEWRGEEWVVRPVGGGGAAKHYRCPGCDQEIPPGMPHVVAWPRHGDVDDRRHWHKACWKARDRRGARLQRSRNAPRY, encoded by the coding sequence GTGTCCCCGCGCCGAAACCGCCAGCACGGCGGTGCGAAGCCCATCGACCGCCCGGGCGGTGACCGCTACGGCAGCTCGGGGTCGTCCCCCCTCGGCGGCGGCTGGGAGACGACGGAGGAGTGGCGCGGCGAGGAGTGGGTCGTACGGCCCGTCGGGGGCGGCGGCGCGGCCAAGCACTACCGCTGTCCCGGCTGTGACCAGGAGATTCCGCCCGGGATGCCGCATGTCGTCGCCTGGCCGCGGCACGGCGACGTCGACGACCGCCGGCACTGGCACAAGGCCTGCTGGAAGGCGCGCGACCGCCGCGGCGCACGGCTCCAGCGGTCCCGGAACGCGCCCCGGTACTGA